A single Anopheles arabiensis isolate DONGOLA chromosome 2, AaraD3, whole genome shotgun sequence DNA region contains:
- the LOC120895957 gene encoding brachyurin-like encodes MRSFVLVFAVLAAVASAEWIDIDWSTVRPIEDFDHYWERLPAELQVYREKLPSHRITNGQEATPGQFPFQIALISEFASGNGLCGGSVLTRNFILTAAHCVVSGASTLASGGVAIMGAHNRNVQESTQQRIRFATSGIRRHPSYSSSTLRNDIATVRLNSPMTFTTRIQPIRLPGRSDTRQFGGFTGTVSGFGRTSDASSATSAVVRFTTNPVMTNTDCIARWGSTVVNQHVCLSGAGGRSSCNGDSGGPLTVQSGGTMQIGVVSFGSVNGCAIGMPSVYARVTFFLDWIVANSDFVPQP; translated from the coding sequence ATGAGATCGTTCGTGCTTGTATTCGCTGTTCTGGCCGCCGTTGCCAGCGCCGAATGGATCGACATCGATTGGTCCACGGTGCGTCCGATCGAGGACTTCGACCACTACTGGGAGCGTTTGCCAGCTGAGCTGCAAGTCTACCGCGAGAAGCTTCCGTCGCACCGCATCACCAACGGGCAGGAGGCGACACCCGGCCAGTTCCCGTTCCAGATCGCTTTGATCAGTGAATTCGCGTCCGGTAACGGTCTTTGCGGTGGCTCCGTGCTGACGCGCAACTTTATCCTGACCGCTGCTCACTGCGTCGTGTCCGGTGCATCAACCCTGGCCTCGGGAGGTGTCGCCATTATGGGAGCGCACAACCGTAACGTTCAAGAATCAACTCAGCAGCGCATCCGCTTTGCGACCAGTGGAATTCGTCGTCATCCGAGCTACAGCTCTAGCACACTTCGCAATGACATTGCCACGGTTCGCCTGAACTCGCCCATGACGTTCACTACGCGAATCCAACCCATCCGTCTTCCGGGTCGCTCGGACACTCGCCAGTTCGGAGGATTCACCGGTACCGTGTCTGGATTTGGACGCACTTCGGATGCGAGCTCTGCTACCTCGGCTGTGGTTAGGTTCACCACCAACCCGGTGATGACCAATACGGACTGTATTGCTCGTTGGGGCTCAACTGTAGTTAACCAGCACGTATGCCTGAGCGGAGCAGGAGGACGCTCGTCCTGCAACGGAGACTCTGGTGGTCCGCTGACCGTCCAGTCCGGTGGAACGATGCAGATCGGTGTGGTGTCGTTTGGATCCGTTAATGGCTGTGCCATCGGTATGCCCTCGGTGTATGCTCGTGTGACGTTCTTCCTGGACTGGATCGTGGCCAACTCGGACTTTGTTCCGCAGCCGTAA
- the LOC120894926 gene encoding brachyurin-like, whose amino-acid sequence MKSFVILVALLAAIASAEWIDIDWSTVRPIEDFDHYWERLPAELQVYREKLPSHRITNGQEATPGQFPFQIALISEFASGNGLCGGSVLTRNFILTAAHCVVSGASTLASGGVAIMGAHNRNVQESTQQRIRFATSGIRRHPSYSSSTLRNDIATVRLNSPMTFTTRIQPIRLPGRSDTRQFGGFTGTVSGFGRTSDASSATSAVVRFTTNPVMTNTDCIARWGSTVVNQHVCLSGAGGRSSCNGDSGGPLTVQSGGTMQIGVVSFGSVNGCAIGMPSVYARVTFFLDWIVANSDFVPQP is encoded by the coding sequence ATGAAATCGTTTGTGATTCTTGTCGCCCTTCTGGCCGCCATTGCCAGCGCGGAATGGATCGACATCGATTGGTCCACGGTGCGTCCGATCGAAGACTTTGACCACTACTGGGAGCGTCTGCCAGCTGAGCTGCAAGTCTACCGCGAGAAGCTTCCGTCGCACCGCATCACCAACGGACAGGAGGCGACACCCGGCCAGTTCCCGTTCCAGATCGCTTTGATCAGTGAATTCGCGTCCGGTAACGGTCTTTGCGGTGGCTCCGTGCTGACGCGCAACTTTATCCTGACCGCTGCTCACTGCGTCGTGTCCGGTGCATCAACCCTGGCCTCGGGAGGTGTCGCCATTATGGGAGCGCACAACCGTAACGTTCAGGAGTCAACTCAGCAGCGCATCCGCTTTGCGACCAGTGGAATTCGTCGTCATCCGAGCTACAGCTCTAGCACACTTCGCAATGACATTGCCACGGTTCGCCTGAACTCGCCGATGACGTTCACTACGCGAATCCAACCCATCCGTCTACCGGGTCGCTCGGACACTCGCCAGTTCGGAGGATTCACCGGTACCGTGTCTGGATTTGGACGCACTTCGGATGCGAGCTCTGCTACCTCGGCTGTGGTTAGGTTCACCACCAACCCGGTGATGACCAATACGGACTGTATTGCCCGCTGGGGCTCAACTGTAGTTAACCAGCACGTATGCCTGAGCGGAGCGGGAGGACGCTCGTCCTGCAACGGTGACTCTGGTGGTCCGCTGACCGTCCAGTCCGGTGGAACGATGCAGATCGGTGTGGTGTCGTTTGGATCCGTTAATGGCTGCGCCATCGGTATGCCCTCGGTGTATGCTCGTGTGACGTTCTTCCTGGACTGGATCGTGGCCAACTCGGACTTTGTTCCGCAGCCGTAA
- the LOC120894925 gene encoding brachyurin-like, giving the protein MKSFVILVALLAAVSSAEWIEIDWSKVRSIEDFDHYWARLPAEYQFLRYMNRTNRITNGQEATPGQFPHQIALLSEYATSTGLCGGSILTRNTILTAAHCVVSGPSTLASGGVAIMGAHNRNVQESTQQRIRFSTSGIRVHPQYNLASIRNDIATVRLNSPMTFTTRIQPIRLPGRSDTRQFGGFTGTVSGFGRTSDASTATSAVVRFTTNPVMTNADCVARWGTTMVQNQNVCLSGAGGRSACNGDSGGALTVQSGGTMQIGVVSFVSVNGCAVGMPSVYARVSFFLPWIEANSDFVAQP; this is encoded by the coding sequence ATGAAGTCGTTTGTGATTTTAGTCGCCCTTCTGGCCGCTGTTTCTAGCGCGGAATGGATCGAGATCGATTGGTCCAAGGTGCGTTCGATCGAGGACTTCGACCACTACTGGGCGCGTCTGCCGGCTGAGTATCAGTTTCTACGGTACATGAACCGAACGAACCGCATCACCAACGGACAGGAAGCGACACCCGGCCAGTTCCCGCACCAGATCGCGTTGCTTAGTGAATATGCAACGAGCACTGGACTTTGTGGAGGATCTATATTGACTCGGAACACTATCCTGACCGCTGCTCACTGCGTCGTGTCCGGACCGTCTACACTTGCCTCAGGAGGTGTCGCCATCATGGGAGCACACAACCGTAACGTTCAGGAGTCAACTCAGCAACGTATCCGCTTCTCCACGAGTGGAATTCGGGTTCATCCGCAGTATAACCTTGCCAGTATCCGGAATGATATTGCCACTGTTCGCCTCAACTCGCCGATGACGTTCACTACGCGAATCCAACCCATCCGTCTTCCGGGACGCTCGGACACTCGCCAGTTCGGAGGGTTCACCGGTACCGTGTCAGGATTTGGACGCACTTCGGACGCCAGCACTGCTACATCGGCTGTGGTTAGGTTCACCACCAACCCGGTGATGACAAATGCGGACTGCGTTGCTCGCTGGGGTACCACGATGGTTCAGAACCAGAATGTGTGTCTGAGCGGAGCGGGAGGACGCTCGGCCTGTAACGGTGATTCTGGTGGTGCACTCACAGTACAGTCCGGTGGAACGATGCAGATCGGTGTGGTGTCCTTTGTGTCAGTGAACGGCTGTGCCGTTGGTATGCCCTCGGTGTATGCTCGCGTGTCATTCTTTTTACCCTGGATCGAGGCTAACTCGGACTTTGTTGCGCAGCCGTAA